The following are encoded together in the Penaeus chinensis breed Huanghai No. 1 unplaced genomic scaffold, ASM1920278v2 CTG_8628, whole genome shotgun sequence genome:
- the LOC125024879 gene encoding sodium channel protein type 10 subunit alpha-like — MSQASAAFSIDLGYDEFSHRPISPINIRKSAPYVYCQIQVCPKGWSCLPDVGDNPNFGYTSFDNFLWSMLTTFQLITLDFWEDVYNKVIATQGPLQVGFFAIVVFFGSFYLINLMLAVVAMSYEEEAENTEEEKTKDLMDHRDDSTFSFDPEKLTHAKPLEKKKPKNRRVIVMRRGAGILTDAFANKKKKKREKEGKGRGSPSSEDTPKQPDAPPTTPRLGGSHLGVLEGSQPLSRPASLVITPPPSATPAAPSPHPASPQPCQGDSQRGPPAPEGDGAPPGGGEGAPRTGASSSCDPCTAASTRCCTCHCHTRQHAGGAAPQQGIVALRGGCEEPRPHLRLGYNASHRQPSLDDSGVVGDHDGADNISIHHLPHIVQVSPQLALRRLLAACWPPLRLDERPRPRPLSRPRRRNDQIRERRNREQKSGKREQI, encoded by the exons CATTTTCAATAGATTTAGGATACGATGAATTCAGCCACCGTCCTATATCTCCAATTAATATAAGGAAATCTGCACCTTATGTCTACTGCCAAATACA gGTTTGTCCAAAAGGCTGGAGCTGTCTGCCCGACGTGGGTGACAATCCCAACTTCGGCTACACCAGCTTCGACAACTTCCTGTGGTCGATGTTGACTACTTTTCAGCTCATCACGCTCGATTTCTGGGAGGACGTGTATAATAAG gtgatCGCCACCCAGGGTCCTCTACAAGTCGGCTTCTTCGCCATCGTCGTCTTCTTCGGCTCCTTCTACCTGATCAACCTGATGCTCGCCGTCGTGGCCATGAGCtatgaggaggaggcggagaacacggaggag GAGAAGACTAAGGACCTGATGGACCACCGCGACGACTCCACCTTCAGCTTCGACCCCGAGAAGCTGACGCACGCGAAGCCGCTGGAGAAGAAGAAGCCGAAGAACCGGCGCGTGATCGTGATGCGGCGCGGGGCCGGCATCCTCACCGACGCCTTCgccaacaagaagaagaagaagcgcgagaaggaagggaagggccgGGGGAGTCCCTCGTCCGAAGACACCCCCAAGCAGCCGGACGCGCCCCCGACCACGCCGCGGCTGGGGGGGTCTCACCTGGGGGTGCTGGAGGGCAGCCAGCCGCTCTCTCGGCCCGCGTCGCTCGTCATCACGCCCCCGCCCTCCGCCACGCCCGCAGCGCCCTCCCCGCACCCGGCCTCGCCGCAGCCCTGCCAGGGGGACAGCCAGCGGGGCCCCCCTGCCCCCGAGGGGGACGGGGCGCCCcccgggggcggggagggggcgcCTCGCACCggggcctcctcctcctgcgacCCATGTACTGCAGCTTCTACCCGCTGTTGCACCTGCCACTGCCACACCAGGCAGCACGCAGGGGGCGCCGCGCCCCAGCAGGGGATCGTGGCCCTGCGGGGGGGCTGCGAGGAGCCGCGGCCGCACCTGCGGCTGGGCTACAACGCCTCGCACCGCCAGCCGTCCCTCGACGACTCGGGGGTCGTCGGCGACCACGACGGCGCCGACAACATCTCCATCCACCACCTCCCGCACATCGTCCAGGTAAGCCCTCAGCTTGCGCTCCGCCGCTTGCTCGCCGCTTGCTGGCCGCCCTTGCGCCTCGACGAGCGCCCGCGCCCCCGCCCGCTCTCTCGCCCTCGTCGGCGAAACGATCAGATCCGCGAAAGACGGAACAGGGAACAAAAatcggggaagagggagcag